Proteins encoded by one window of Brevibacterium atlanticum:
- a CDS encoding LysR family transcriptional regulator — MGLDFTLVQLRYFQEVARREHMTEAAKHLNVTQSAISTAMAQLERTLGLDLFIRQRNRSVVLSPAGKRFLSEVTPFLEASDNLGETALGLSRHLSGDLTVGVFSPIAPTRLPLIHDEFEKRYPDVRVNYLEADLHELQQALVAGHCDIALTYTLGLTDRFDTYLIDVVRPHALVSLSHRLGGGGEGPRPIRLEELAEEDYIQLDLPFSRQYYDELFRIAGVTPKVRHRFSGYETVRSFVAMGLGYSMLSQSVSSGTYIGSKTVDVPLLDDFPSIDLALVWPTELRLSRRAQAFCELTREILGPEG, encoded by the coding sequence ATGGGACTCGATTTCACCCTCGTGCAGCTGCGCTACTTCCAGGAGGTCGCGCGGCGCGAGCATATGACCGAGGCGGCCAAGCACCTCAACGTCACCCAGTCCGCGATCTCGACAGCGATGGCGCAGCTCGAACGCACGTTGGGGCTCGACCTCTTCATTCGGCAGCGCAACCGGTCGGTGGTGCTCTCGCCCGCCGGGAAGCGATTCCTCTCAGAGGTCACGCCTTTCCTCGAAGCCTCCGACAACCTCGGCGAGACTGCCTTGGGCCTCTCCCGTCATCTCAGCGGTGACCTCACGGTCGGAGTCTTCTCGCCGATCGCGCCCACCCGCCTGCCGCTCATCCACGACGAATTCGAAAAGCGCTACCCGGACGTTCGGGTCAACTACCTCGAAGCGGATCTCCATGAACTCCAGCAGGCGCTCGTCGCGGGACACTGCGATATCGCGCTGACCTACACCTTGGGTCTGACCGACCGGTTCGACACCTACCTCATCGATGTCGTGCGACCACACGCGCTCGTCTCGCTCAGCCACCGCCTCGGTGGAGGTGGGGAAGGTCCGCGCCCGATCCGATTGGAGGAACTCGCCGAAGAGGACTACATCCAACTCGATCTGCCCTTCAGTCGGCAGTACTACGACGAACTCTTCCGCATCGCCGGTGTCACTCCGAAGGTGCGACATCGGTTCTCCGGATACGAGACCGTGCGTTCGTTTGTCGCGATGGGACTCGGGTACTCCATGCTCAGTCAGAGCGTGTCGTCAGGGACGTATATCGGTTCCAAGACCGTCGATGTGCCGCTGCTCGATGATTTCCCCAGCATCGATCTCGCTCTCGTCTGGCCGACCGAGCTGCGGTTGAGTCGACGGGCGCAGGCGTTCTGTGAGCTGACTCGGGAGATCCTCGGTCCCGAGGGGTGA
- a CDS encoding MFS transporter: MSTTAPSEQRTTTTSMQKKVLVGGSIGQFVEFYDFTLYGLSAVILSEYFFPDGDRITGLLVIFATFGVAFVMRPLGGLFFGALGDKVGRRKTLTVTIFLVGICTALIGVLPGFDTIGWFAPILLILARLGQGFSAGGESVGGPSFVYEHAPVGKRGLWINITLAATALPSVFAGGLILLLSTMMSDASFDSWGWRIPFLLALPLSAVGLWIRSRTDESELFKKTAEERPKEFSPIRDSFRENWVGMLQVFFVLGVTALGFYMLSAYFVTYIQTTGDLSREQSLLTNAIAMASYTIFLPIAGAIGDRVGRKPMLIAGSILLAVTSVPAFGLVTSGHIGLAFLGQTIFVLALCCYGGGCYTFFCERFSTKTRFTSAAISYNVSYAVLGGTAPFVGTWLVDITGVSTAPGFYMAACAAVCLILIVITRLPETRGRLG; encoded by the coding sequence ATGTCCACCACTGCCCCGAGCGAGCAGAGAACCACGACGACGAGCATGCAGAAGAAGGTGCTCGTCGGCGGCAGCATCGGCCAGTTCGTCGAGTTCTACGACTTCACGCTCTACGGTCTCTCGGCCGTCATCCTCTCCGAGTACTTCTTCCCCGACGGCGACCGCATCACCGGGCTCCTCGTCATCTTCGCGACTTTCGGCGTCGCCTTCGTCATGCGGCCCCTCGGCGGGCTGTTCTTCGGGGCGCTCGGCGACAAGGTGGGCAGGCGCAAGACCCTGACGGTCACGATCTTCCTCGTCGGCATCTGCACCGCACTCATCGGCGTCCTCCCCGGCTTCGACACGATCGGCTGGTTCGCCCCGATCCTGCTCATCCTCGCCCGCCTCGGGCAGGGATTCTCCGCCGGCGGCGAATCGGTCGGCGGTCCCTCCTTCGTCTACGAGCACGCCCCGGTGGGCAAGCGCGGACTCTGGATCAACATCACCCTCGCCGCCACAGCACTGCCGTCGGTGTTCGCCGGCGGGCTCATCCTCCTGCTCTCGACGATGATGTCCGACGCCTCCTTCGACTCGTGGGGCTGGCGGATCCCGTTCCTCCTCGCCCTGCCGCTCTCCGCTGTCGGGCTCTGGATCCGCTCGCGCACCGACGAATCCGAACTGTTCAAGAAGACCGCCGAAGAGCGGCCGAAGGAATTCAGCCCGATCCGCGACTCCTTCCGCGAGAACTGGGTCGGCATGCTGCAGGTCTTCTTCGTCCTCGGCGTCACCGCGCTCGGCTTCTACATGCTCTCCGCCTACTTCGTCACCTACATCCAGACGACCGGTGACCTCAGCCGAGAACAGTCGCTGCTGACGAACGCGATCGCCATGGCCAGCTACACGATCTTCCTGCCCATAGCGGGAGCCATCGGCGACCGAGTCGGCCGCAAGCCCATGCTCATCGCCGGATCCATCCTCCTGGCGGTCACCTCGGTGCCGGCATTCGGCCTCGTCACCAGCGGACACATAGGACTGGCCTTCCTCGGGCAGACGATCTTCGTCCTCGCGCTGTGTTGCTACGGCGGCGGCTGCTACACGTTCTTCTGCGAACGGTTCTCGACGAAGACCCGGTTCACCTCGGCGGCAATCAGCTACAACGTCTCCTACGCGGTGCTCGGTGGGACCGCGCCGTTCGTCGGCACCTGGCTCGTCGACATCACCGGAGTCAGCACGGCGCCCGGGTTCTACATGGCAGCCTGCGCGGCCGTCTGCCTCATCCTCATCGTCATCACCCGACTGCCCGAGACCCGCGGACGTCTGGGCTGA
- a CDS encoding M20 family metallo-hydrolase: MNHQADPSSDNAFLSTFHHVATIGATDNNGVDRQALTPEDKQTRDWMRAWADAHGFEVRVDAIGNMFACLQLVPDGAEITNDDTPAEAAVPDSTAPKDSAAPYVLIGSHLDSQPLGGRFDGAYGVIAALFAALRVKEELAESGQQPTFNLAVVNWFNEEGGRFAPSIMGSSVYAGLFDLDEMLAVTDLEGTSVADALTAIGYAGTDTPPEAITYAEIHIEQGRILERETTDIGVVESSWYTQKLDIDVLGEQSHTGATAMADRHDALVAAAKVVLAVAEVVDEFDDEALVSSVGQHVVEPNSPIVVPRRVHMVADLRSSDPAIVQAARDSLRTQIAEIARAHDITINVEDFDIRDKRHFPPEGVELAEKAAANEGLSIRRLETMAGHDSVAMNNRVPAVMMFVPSVDGVSHCEREFTTDEDMVRGVRVLTSVAGELVRGQLGEVRDGEVWVGRSVAEARSSVTV; encoded by the coding sequence ATGAACCACCAGGCAGACCCCTCGAGCGACAACGCCTTCCTCTCTACCTTCCACCACGTCGCCACGATCGGCGCGACCGACAACAACGGCGTCGACCGGCAGGCGCTCACGCCCGAGGACAAGCAGACGCGCGACTGGATGCGCGCCTGGGCCGACGCCCACGGCTTCGAGGTCCGCGTCGATGCGATCGGCAATATGTTCGCCTGCCTCCAGCTCGTCCCCGACGGCGCCGAGATCACGAATGACGACACCCCCGCCGAGGCGGCCGTCCCGGATTCGACCGCACCCAAGGACAGTGCCGCCCCCTACGTCCTCATCGGCTCGCACCTCGACTCCCAGCCGCTCGGCGGTCGCTTCGACGGAGCGTATGGCGTCATCGCTGCTCTCTTCGCGGCCCTGCGCGTCAAGGAGGAACTCGCCGAGTCCGGGCAGCAGCCGACGTTCAACCTCGCCGTCGTCAACTGGTTCAACGAGGAGGGCGGCCGCTTCGCTCCCTCGATTATGGGCAGCTCCGTCTACGCCGGCCTGTTCGACCTCGACGAAATGCTCGCCGTCACCGACCTCGAAGGAACGAGTGTTGCCGATGCCCTGACCGCCATCGGCTACGCCGGCACCGACACCCCGCCCGAAGCGATCACCTATGCCGAGATCCACATCGAACAGGGCCGCATCCTCGAACGCGAGACCACCGACATCGGCGTCGTTGAGTCCAGCTGGTACACGCAGAAGCTCGACATCGACGTCCTCGGCGAACAGTCCCACACCGGAGCCACGGCAATGGCCGACCGCCACGATGCCCTCGTCGCCGCCGCGAAGGTCGTCCTCGCCGTCGCCGAGGTGGTCGATGAGTTCGACGACGAAGCACTCGTCTCCTCGGTCGGTCAGCATGTCGTCGAACCGAACTCGCCGATCGTCGTCCCCCGCCGCGTGCACATGGTCGCCGACCTCCGATCCTCCGACCCAGCCATCGTCCAAGCCGCCCGTGACTCCCTGCGTACTCAGATCGCCGAGATCGCCCGAGCCCACGACATCACCATCAACGTCGAGGACTTCGACATCCGCGACAAACGCCACTTCCCGCCCGAGGGAGTCGAGCTCGCCGAGAAGGCTGCGGCCAACGAAGGCCTGAGCATCCGCCGTCTCGAGACGATGGCCGGGCACGACTCGGTGGCCATGAACAACCGCGTGCCCGCCGTGATGATGTTCGTACCCAGCGTCGACGGCGTCTCCCACTGCGAACGCGAGTTCACCACCGACGAGGACATGGTCCGCGGGGTCCGTGTGCTCACCTCGGTCGCCGGCGAACTCGTGCGCGGGCAGCTCGGCGAGGTCCGCGACGGTGAGGTCTGGGTCGGACGTTCCGTCGCCGAGGCGCGGTCGAGCGTTACCGTATGA
- a CDS encoding amidase, with protein sequence MTAASDLHTLSATEALAAFRTKELSPVDYLEALIGRITTEDERINAVTEVVEEAVTSARDAEKFYATATDDDLAEAAAKQPLLGLPVVAKEKHALAGRGLTQGLLHERDTIAEADATIIARIRAAGGFVHARATSPEFSCATITHSPMWGVTRNPWNLELSPGGSSGGSAAALAAGYAPLATASDIAGSTRLPAAFTGTVGFKAPYGRIPGAQPLAADWYRGDGPMARTVADTALLAKVMVGVDPSDHATISSTGWLDGFDATSAEVVDRLRGRRVALCLRLGDFPVGEDIIRNTRAVATALEQAGAIVEEIELPWTAERIFETAFTHFGNLLAQAMRSATHGHEDTLADYTLQFMADAEAVAARRGLYEGLAMEAQIQADLAAAMDGFDVLLAPTSAVAGLEAGASYLDGITIDAGGVGREGHPGGAGNDGHDASAEQTVEGIRLDHYWQAHMTMPFNICNRVPIVNVPSGIADCGIPTGLQVVAHPYDDRAAFEVAAAIEQLRPWTVLAPE encoded by the coding sequence ATGACCGCAGCTTCCGACCTCCACACACTCTCCGCCACCGAGGCGCTCGCCGCCTTCCGCACCAAGGAGCTGTCCCCGGTCGACTACCTCGAAGCGCTCATCGGCCGGATCACCACGGAAGATGAGCGCATCAACGCCGTCACCGAGGTCGTCGAAGAGGCGGTCACCTCGGCGCGGGACGCGGAGAAGTTCTACGCGACTGCCACCGACGACGACCTCGCCGAGGCGGCCGCCAAGCAGCCGCTGCTCGGCCTGCCCGTCGTCGCCAAGGAGAAACATGCGCTCGCCGGGCGCGGGCTGACCCAAGGGCTCCTGCACGAACGTGACACCATCGCCGAGGCGGACGCGACGATCATCGCCCGCATCCGCGCGGCAGGCGGGTTCGTCCACGCTCGGGCGACCTCGCCCGAGTTCAGCTGCGCGACGATCACACACTCGCCGATGTGGGGCGTGACCCGCAATCCGTGGAACCTCGAACTCTCACCGGGAGGATCGTCCGGTGGGTCCGCAGCCGCGCTCGCCGCCGGGTACGCGCCGCTGGCCACCGCTTCCGACATCGCCGGATCGACGAGGCTGCCCGCCGCCTTCACCGGCACCGTCGGGTTCAAAGCGCCGTATGGTCGCATCCCCGGTGCCCAGCCGCTGGCCGCCGATTGGTACCGCGGCGACGGGCCGATGGCCCGCACTGTCGCCGACACCGCACTGCTCGCGAAGGTGATGGTCGGCGTCGATCCCAGCGACCATGCGACGATCTCTTCGACCGGCTGGTTGGACGGGTTCGACGCCACCTCCGCCGAGGTGGTCGATCGTCTGCGCGGACGACGGGTCGCGCTGTGCCTGCGGTTGGGGGACTTCCCCGTCGGGGAGGACATCATCCGCAATACCCGCGCGGTCGCCACGGCGCTGGAGCAGGCAGGAGCGATCGTCGAAGAGATCGAACTGCCGTGGACGGCCGAGCGCATCTTCGAAACCGCATTCACCCACTTCGGGAACCTCCTCGCGCAGGCGATGCGGTCAGCGACCCACGGCCACGAGGACACACTGGCCGACTACACGCTGCAGTTCATGGCCGACGCCGAGGCGGTCGCCGCGCGCCGCGGCCTCTACGAGGGACTTGCCATGGAGGCGCAAATCCAGGCGGACCTCGCGGCCGCAATGGACGGATTCGATGTGCTGCTCGCCCCCACCTCGGCGGTGGCGGGATTGGAAGCCGGCGCCAGCTACCTCGACGGGATCACGATCGACGCCGGGGGAGTGGGCCGTGAGGGCCACCCCGGTGGAGCGGGCAACGACGGGCACGATGCCAGTGCGGAGCAGACGGTCGAGGGGATCCGGCTCGACCATTACTGGCAGGCGCACATGACGATGCCATTCAACATCTGCAACCGCGTGCCGATCGTCAACGTGCCCTCGGGGATCGCCGACTGCGGGATCCCGACGGGCCTCCAAGTCGTCGCGCATCCTTACGACGACCGTGCCGCCTTCGAGGTCGCGGCCGCGATCGAGCAGCTGCGGCCATGGACGGTGCTCGCGCCGGAGTGA
- a CDS encoding DUF1345 domain-containing protein produces MTFSDDSRANVATVPAIIVSVVVVLAFGFNPLGEGTGDSELPGLTRELIAIFLIFWPLFSLTYLMWTHLGLEELSETELMVHSRWTLAQRRRWWMKYFSMGGATSWAVMAAYVAFLLNLFLVTSASPENAVFAALLGLANVIASWAVLVYSFALEFMRIDLGVGGSADARQLEFDMDGPRTFGDYLTFAVLSSTMTAALPGRAVTRDGWKLVRTNVIVAFAFNSVVVATLVSMILSYVTV; encoded by the coding sequence ATGACGTTCTCAGATGACTCGCGCGCGAATGTTGCGACTGTGCCCGCCATCATCGTCAGCGTCGTCGTCGTACTCGCCTTCGGCTTCAACCCGTTGGGGGAGGGAACCGGAGACAGTGAACTGCCCGGTCTGACCCGCGAGCTTATCGCCATCTTCCTCATCTTCTGGCCGCTGTTCTCCCTCACCTATCTCATGTGGACCCATCTCGGGCTCGAGGAGCTCAGCGAAACCGAGCTCATGGTCCATTCCCGGTGGACACTTGCGCAACGACGCAGATGGTGGATGAAGTACTTCAGCATGGGCGGCGCGACCTCCTGGGCGGTGATGGCCGCCTACGTCGCGTTCCTGCTCAACCTCTTCCTCGTCACCTCGGCCTCGCCGGAGAACGCAGTGTTCGCCGCGCTGCTCGGTCTGGCCAACGTCATCGCGTCGTGGGCTGTGCTCGTCTATTCGTTCGCACTCGAGTTCATGCGCATCGACCTGGGGGTCGGCGGCAGTGCTGATGCTCGGCAGCTGGAATTCGATATGGACGGTCCACGGACGTTCGGCGACTACCTCACCTTCGCCGTGCTCTCTTCGACGATGACTGCCGCTCTGCCGGGACGCGCGGTCACCCGAGACGGGTGGAAGCTCGTGCGCACGAACGTCATCGTCGCGTTCGCCTTCAACTCGGTCGTCGTCGCGACGCTGGTGTCGATGATTCTGTCGTATGTGACGGTGTGA